TCCCTCGCCGGCGCCCCCTGGCCTCTCTGGAGGGAACAGCAGGACATGAGCTCACAGGTCAGCGGACAATGAGAGCGTTCACTTTCCACTGCGTCAAGGTTTCACAACGCAATCAGATTGAATTTAAATGAAATACGTCCCATCTCACTGCGATTCAATGCTTCTACATTTTAGTCAAAAGAATTTCAatcacatttggattcaaatgAGTAGAAGCTATTTTGGGGCATTTTGTGTAGCTTTGAAAGGTGAGTGTGTACACATCTGGATTGTACTGAATTGTAATAGAATTGATCCCAACTTCCCCAAAAACATGGCCCTAAGACAAGAGCACAAAACAGCTTCATAGGGATATGTGGTccggacagacaggagagggtggtggagggctcACCTTTTGGATCTTGACTACAATCTTGGTCTTGTCGTTTTTGCCGAGGTAGTCCAGCAGCTTCTTGCCCCTCTGCAGCTCCTTAGCTGCCCACCACAGCTGGCATTCCTCCTCTGGGATCACCtggagggaggcctggggggagagggagaggaggggggagagggaagggaaagtgaatgagagagagagaagaagcagACACAGAGAAATAGATGTAAAacgacatttttttttttgattgctCAGATGCATTGGTCAAAACTGAAGCCATGTTTTCGAAACTCTTCACAGTCAGCAAAACAGAGTGTACGTGGACCAAACTGTGACTCATTTTTCATTGCTTTCACACAAAATGCATTCAATGACCACATTTTCCAAAATCCATTAACTATTGCAAATGTTGTGCATTTCTGAAGTAACCAGAcagaaatgtatttaaaaaaatctattacttaatatataatttaacaATATTGAATCATTTGAAACACAGCTGATTGTTATTTCAGCAGTTTTTTGTCTCATAACCAAACAGACAAAAGGGTAACTGCAgactgtgtgaagagttttTAAAAAGTGGCTTGAGTTTTGATCAATGCATAAGCAATCGAAATAAACTTATGTGTGGTTAGAAACAGATGGTGTGTGATCCAGAACAcaggtcttaacccttgtgttatcttcgggtcattctgacccaccgtcgtattgcgacaactttcccacatacaaaaacaaagtgaagcattttcttttaaccgttgggctgtctcagaccccccacattgcgaaggttaaaagaaaataatttgtatttgtttttgtattgggtaaaattgggtaaacacaacgatggtttgttatgaacctttgggtcatgtgacctgaaggcagcacaagggttaaaggtccAGGCACCTTTAACCCGAGGTACCCCGCCCTCCCCCATTGAggaaacacatgtacacatgaaaGCACGGGCAGTCAACAAACACAATTTGCATTGCATGGGACATTAGGATATTAATTTCCATAATAGTGTTTTGTAGTCACCTGCGTTCCAGAAAGGTCTTCCTGGTTCTCAAACTCCATCCTGATTGGATCATGGGGGGGCAAGCCCATTGGATACACGATCATGCCCGCACCCTTTAACTGGTCCAGGGCCTCCTTCACCATCTCCATAGTAACGCATACATTAGCCTGGGCTTGTTTCTTGATAaacaacaaagacaaacacaaaacgatgggaaaaaagaaaaaacaacctGACCCGTTTCTCTGTTTCAGGTTGTGAGTTGACTACTCTTATTCACAAGAGAAACACAAGCTTACAGTAACATCTGGAGGGAGGTTTAGTGTGGCTGTCCATAAAATAACTCACTTTTGAGATGAGTGCCTTGGCCTCTTCCATCGTTTTAGTTAGCACCTCCTTCATCTTGTCATTGGGCGCTAGTCGGAGAAACAGTTTTAGGATAGTGTCAAGTCTACAGTGTGCTTCGATGAAAACTCAGTCTACTATCACCATCACTCTTAGCTAGCGACGGTAGCTAATCCATGCATGCGTTTCAAGCGTTTGTCTGGTTCCCACCGTGCCCGTTCCTCCTCCCTATTTCGTCCTTCTTGAAAACCGCTCCGCCGCTGggcacacacctctcctcccactcgtCCTTCAGTTTCAGGTCCACCAACTGTTCGTCAGTCAGCCCCTGCATGTTGGGCGGCAGAGTGGTTCCATGATCCGCTAGCTCTGATATTTCTGGGGAACATAAGAATGGATTTAGATAAGTTATCTTGTTGAGTCTCAGCGACGTTGTTGCGAGTTAATTATGAGTACAGTAAACAATCATCTTCAGTTCAGGCTCCACAGTCACCTACCCGAGCATATCCTGTCGACTTTCAGTCTCCCGTTGTAGATAGCAGCGACCTGCTGGATGACCGTTTCTACCGGGACATCCACGGTGGTGTTAAACAGAAACTGGCTCTCATCACCGTGCTTCACGTGCATCTGGACCATTTTTCTGAGAAGTAATAAAACAACAACGAATGTATGAATGCTACTTTAGTTAGACTCGTAAGACCTGACGGGTTAACTGAGCAACGTTCTTATGGCGCTTTTAGTTAAGTTCTACGCAATTTTATGAACAAGCAAGTGCTACTGCAACCGGCTAGAAAATGAGACTAGCTACTCTAGGACCTCTGAGAAAGTCCTGGAAAAGAACGTTACCATAGCAACATCAAACACAGCATTTTCTTTTCCAAGAGACAAGCTAGCCTCCTGACTGTCTGGCTGGTAGTGGTTACAGTAACAATTCCAACTATTTATTTAAATCACACCAACATAAGACAAACCAGGCTATGATAAGATGATATTGCAAAAAATACAGTAGTTACCTAGGCTCGTATtgtgagaatgtgagagagCTGTAACCCTCCAAATGTTGACTTCATGAATCACATTTACTTCCTGGATGCGTGCACACGCGCTACGCAGTGCACGACGTACGTTAGGAATTACGTTGATCAAGTGCGTGTGAAAGTTATAGCATTTGCGGAATGTGACTAGACGTTAGTGTGGAAGAATCCCCTTCAGCAGCTTCGAAGCTAGAATGTAAATCTCTGAAGTGAGTTTCAGAAGGATGATGACCATCTGTAATATCTCCACTAGTAGAGCTACTCTAGCCGTTGTGTGCAGATTACGGCACTGGATATGGGGTCATTTCAGGTTAGTCAAAGTTTCCCTCTTTCTGACGTGGCTGGGTTTGGACATCTCCAGACTGTTCAATGAAAGTATGAAACATAAATTAATAAAAACGTTGTCCACTCGTTCGTAACAAAAATTGCCGAAGAGGTATTGGGCAAATTACATATTTGTAAACTAGGTGTACTGTTGCACTTCTTTGTCCCCATCGATACGATTTTCCCCTTGCTTCCATGTGGCCTTTAGGCTACTGTATTGCTAATCTAACAAGCATTCTCAAGAAACTGAGTTTGagcagtacagtaggctacattccTTTACAACGGGGGGCCGGGGGATGATGGCGCAAATTGGGGGACCTAGGAGGAGTGAAGGACTgtaattctttgtgtctattccaatatgtaatgatggtattcgatgacacaaatctgtgttctagaaagagtggtctggagtcgcagaggtccgatattATCAGCTTTAatacagcagttggaaatcaacaagtacagagctctggggttgtctacgtttccctacctgcaacagagtttggattggttcacgaagtccaactcactgtctgtccctgccccagcatatattatacagtgcagtaaaacaaaaaaacacaagaagagggttgagcttgttctcctgtgcagcagggagtTCTTGCcgacgcgtcccacctgctcgggtgccgtctccacccggtttcaaggttgtttctgaaaatgaagagatagagacacaaaatacagcctTTTCCCCACACTCTGTGGTCGAGACTCGTCTGgattgttcctctttctccgcCTGCACCCATGACTCCCCCCGCtctgtgtgagacacaatgtttaagcctgagcacacttttAAGTTCATAAGActtaactttaataagcacaatgcaaaAACGTTAATAAGCATAATACATTCTTTAGGAGGTATGTAGCCTACCAGTAATGATAGTGCTTAAGTGCTAAGTCTCAAAGAAGTACGACATAGAGACTTACATAAGAGTAGTCAAAGTTTAACTTTATTGTCATGTgtattaaaaatacaaaaatacatgtGCTCGGGCTTTCATTGGGGTAACACTGACGTCATCcctgaaaaacaacaaaaccaTCAATAAGCTTTATAGATGCGTAGGCTATGCGTTATACACATTACATACATATTCATAGATATTATATacacaacatacagtacacGATAACGTCAGGTAACATAATGCCAAATTCAAATGAGTGCGTCTGCTGTTCAGCAAACTGTCTGCCTGTGGAAAGACAGTGGCACCCAAATGCCCTTCACAGTGTTCTAATGTAATGCTGTAGTGTACTGCATATTATGTATATGAAGTATACATATAATATATCATATATGTAATATGTGTATACAGTGAGGCTGGTGGAGATATTGGGTGGTTGGGCTAAAAAGGTATAGGCTATTCATTCATCAATAGTTCACGCTGCAGAAAATGCAGAATTACATCCGAGATAAGTTGCAACaacaaaactagagagggtacaatttctggggaaattgtagggtgtgcttgcttgcgtcggttgcacaggggtccgtttttgaatgacatttttacaactgatttatgtatattttatatgaaaatgcatacttattatttataaagattaaatagatttaacggcatttttttttgctgctcatttacaactgaaaatacgagtgaagtgtagaatgaaatagatgtcttctcatttcccctgcaagaggcagcctcatcgttgaatcaaaacgaataaatttggcagaccggtgtaaaaatggacctaatctctatgacttaaacgtcattttaagtttttcccttctcgtgatattttcaggcatgtagcctactcattgcattcattcattaataaagaaccccctttgaagattattctacgacgttacccggcagtagaagatggaatcgcgattcagacagtcccatctgctaactgaaaatatgccccccaaaacgtaaataagcttgacatttatttagaggaaaatcgctcattcataaaaagctcactggtagcgatcattgtcagtaacaacgcaaaatgcgatatagccctgtgtggagaagctgccccggtaaattgtactactacggtacagtactagtagactactgctgtgttcgtcttggtagcgattgcgtcggttgaattggatttaacgttccgttgtacggtttaggctgaaattaattattttcatgaacagattggcaacgtttaggctgtggcaatgaagttcaggttagtagttagatagacttttgattaagtaaggggagtgccgaacatgttctgtcgccgtttgacttcctacagctgtgtagat
The Osmerus mordax isolate fOsmMor3 chromosome 25, fOsmMor3.pri, whole genome shotgun sequence DNA segment above includes these coding regions:
- the cfap298 gene encoding cilia- and flagella-associated protein 298 isoform X2 — its product is MVQMHVKHGDESQFLFNTTVDVPVETVIQQVAAIYNGRLKVDRICSEISELADHGTTLPPNMQGLTDEQLVDLKLKDEWEERCVPSGGAVFKKDEIGRRNGHAPNDKMKEVLTKTMEEAKALISKKQAQANVCVTMEMVKEALDQLKGAGMIVYPMGLPPHDPIRMEFENQEDLSGTQASLQVIPEEECQLWWAAKELQRGKKLLDYLGKNDKTKIVVKIQKRGQGAPAREPLVSEEQQKQMMMHYYRRQEELKKLDEAEDDTVH
- the cfap298 gene encoding cilia- and flagella-associated protein 298 isoform X1; this encodes MVQMHVKHGDESQFLFNTTVDVPVETVIQQVAAIYNGRLKVDRICSEISELADHGTTLPPNMQGLTDEQLVDLKLKDEWEERCVPSGGAVFKKDEIGRRNGHAPNDKMKEVLTKTMEEAKALISKKQAQANVCVTMEMVKEALDQLKGAGMIVYPMGLPPHDPIRMEFENQEDLSGTQASLQVIPEEECQLWWAAKELQRGKKLLDYLGKNDKTKIVVKIQKRGQGAPAREPLVSEEQQKQMMMHYYRRQEELKKLDEAEDDSHLNSDWSDRQALKRQFQGLTNIKWGPR